The sequence AGCGGCCGGGCTCGATCTTGCCGCCGGTCCAGGTGACCTTGGAGACGGCCTCGTTGATCTTCTTGCCGTGCATCTCCAGCGGCTTGGCCAGCTTGCTCGTCGTCACCTCGATGTCCCAGCCGGGCACCGGCTGCGGCATGACGGACGCCAGCGGGTGGTCGGTCGGGAAGCTGACCTCCAGCTTGGTCGTCGAGGCGTTGTCACGCTCGTTGGGGACCTTGAAGTTGATGACGGCGTAGCCGCCCTTGGCGGCCTCGCCCTGCGGCTGGACGCTGACGTGGGCCGAGGCCGAACCGGCGAGCAGCAGCACGGTGGACGCGGCGACGCCGCCGGCGAGGGCGATGCGGGAAACGTTCATGACAGGGATCACTCCACAGAGGCACGAAGGAAGGTGCTCCGGCGCACGGGTGCGCACCGGCATCGCGACGCCTCTTCCGTACGAGCGGAATGCGCGCCGGGCCCGTATCCGCACGGAAGGGTGCGGGGGCCGGTACGCATCGCGTGGAGGGCGTCGCGTCAGGCTGCGAGAGCGAGTGCGCAGGGAGGTCCGCGCCTGATCACCATGTGCTGCAACGGATCCCCGGTGACCGGGCGCGGTGCGTCCACGGCCGTACGAGGGGTGCGCGGCCCGGCCGCGGGCTCGCCGCCCAGGCCCGCGCGCAGGGCGGAGACGAGACGGAACGCGTCCCGCAGCGCCCGGAGCCTGGCCCCGGCCGCGACCTGCTGGGCACCGTGCGCCGACAGCCGGGCGAGGCGGAAGAGAGCGACCTCGCCGCGTCGCAGCAGCCAGCCGGTGGCCAGGGCGGCCAGCAGGTGCCCGAGCAGCATGGGCAGGCTGGGCAGCGTGCCGGAGAGGCCGTCCATGCCGCCGCCCGGGGCAGCGGCCAGGTGCTGGTGCGCCTGGGCGGTCACCGCCGCGGGGTCGATGCCCGCGGTGCTGACGATGTGCCGCGCGTCGGTGGCGTTCAGCTGATGGGGTCCGGCGCCGCAGACGAGGCTCGCCGCGAACCGGATCAGCGCGTCCTCGCCGCCCGTGGCCCCGGAGGCCGTCGTGTGCGTGCCCACCCCGAACACGGTGTGCAGGGCGAGCTGTCCGCCGGCCAGGGCCGTGGCGATGGAGGGCAGGGAGCGTTCGCGCCCCGCGAGGGGGACGGCCACCGCGAGGACACCGATGAACGCGGCGAGCAAGGTCCACCAGGGGACGGTCGCGCAGGCGGCCAGCGCGTGCCCGGCCGCGGACAACGCGACGCAGACCGCGGCGAACACCGCGGCCCTCAGTAGCCGCAGACCGGCTCCGGCGCGTCCCACAGACACAGACATGGCGGGCCCATCATCGCACCCGGCCCCCCGCCCCCGTACGGCAGGTCCGGAAGGTCGTCTTCCATGCGGATTGGGTGTGACCAGGGCTGTTGGGGCGGGTTCAGGAGGGGCGCGGGTGGGAAGGGGCGGGCCGGTGGGGCGGGGATACACCGGTGTGGCGCATCCGGCTATCCGCCGATTGAGCGGTATCACAGCGCGCGTGTGCTTACGACCGCCCCGGTGCGGCAATACGTATCGGTATGTCTAGCCGCAGCCAGGAGGCCGGAGCATGAGCATCTGGTGGTCACTCCATTTGCGGCGCGATGCTGCGAGCGTCCCGCTCGCCCGCCGGTTCCTGCTCGGCACGATGGAATCCGCGGGCGTGGACCCGGACATCTCCTTCGACCTGTCTCTCGCCCTCAGCGAGGCCTGTGCGAACGCGGTCGAGCACGGCGGGGAGTACGACGGCACCTCGGGCTCCACCGGCGCGGGCCGGGACGCCTGGGAGGAGCCGTCGGCCACGGCCAGTGGCCAGTACCGGGTCACCGCGTATCTGGACGGCGAGAGGTGCCGTATCGAAGTCGCCGATTCGGGCCCCGGTTTTCCCACCGCGGGCGGGCCGCACACGTCGAAGCGGAAGCCCGGGAGCGGGCCGCCGGACCCGCAGTACGCGCCGTACCCGCCCCTCACCGCCGAGGAGGGACGCGGCCTGTGCCTGATCGAACAGCTCGCCGACCACGTTCACTTCGGCAACCGCCCGGGGTGCGCCGGCGCGGTGGTGAGTTTCGACAAGGTCCTGAAATGGCGGAAGGACGCCCTGCTCATGGTGTCCTGAGCCGGGGCGCCCTTCCGTACGTACGGCGGGCCGGGGATCAGCCCTTGAGCCGCGCCATCCACGCCTCGACCTCGTCGGCCTGCCGGGGCAGCTTGTCCGAGAGGTTCCGGTTGCCGTCCTCGGTGACCAGGATGTCGTCCTCGATCCGGACGCCGATGCCGCGGTACTCCTCCGGCACGGTCAGGTCGTCGGCCTGGAAGTAGAGACCGGGCTCCACGGTGAGGCAGACGCCCGGCTCCAGCGTCCCGTTCACATACGTCTCGGTCCGCGCGGCGGCGCAGTCGTGGACGTCCATGCCGAGCATGTGGCCGGTGCCGTGCAGGGTCCAGCGGCGCTGGAGGCCGAGCTCCAGGACCTTCTCCACCGACAGGTCGCCGAGCAGGCCCCACTCGACGAGCTTCTCGGCGAGCACCCGCTGTGCGGCGTCGTGGAAGTCGCGGAACTCGGCGCCGGGCTGGACCGCGGCGATACCCGCCTCCTGCGCCTCGTACACCGCGTCGTAGATCTTGCGCTGGAGCGGTGTGAACGTGCCGCTGATGGGAAGCGTGCGGGTCACGTCGGCCGTGTAGAGGTCGTTGGTCTCCACGCCGGCGTCGAGCAGCAGCAGCTCGCCGGAGCGGACGGCGCCGTCGTTGCGCACCCAGTGCAGGGTGGTCGCGTGCGGGCCCGCGGCGCAGATCGAGCCGTACCCGATGTCGTTGCCCTCGACGCGGGCGCGCAGGAAGAACGTGCCCTCGATGTAGCGCTCGCTGGTGGCCTCGGCCTTGTCGAGGACCTTCACGACGTCCTCGAAGCCGCGCGCGGTGATGTCGCAGGCCTTGGCCAGCTCGGCGATCTCGAAGGCGTCCTTCACCAGGCGCGCCTCGGAGAGGTACACCCGCAGCTCCTCGTCGCGCTCGGCGGTGACCTTGTCGGTGAGCGCGGCCTCGATACCGGCGTCGTGACCGCGGACGTTGCGGACGGGGCCGGTGGCCTCGGCGAGCGCGGCGGGCAGCTCGCGCACGTCCTTGGCGGGGATGCCCAGCAGCTGCTCGGCCTCGGCGAGGGAGTGGCGGCGGCCGACCCACAGCTCGCCCTGGCCGTCGAGCCAGAACTCGCCGTTCTCCCGGTTCGAGCGGGGCAGCAGGTAGACCGTCGCCTCGTGACCGTTGTCCACCGGCTCCAGGACGAGGACGCCGTCCTGCGTCTGGTCGCCGGTGAGGTACGCGTACTCGGTGGAGGCGCGGAAGGCGTACTCGGTGTCATTGGAACGGGTCTTCAGCCGGCCCGCGGGAATGACCAGCCGCTCGCCGGGGAAGCGCGCGGACAGCGCGGCACGGCGGTCGGCGGTGTGGGCGGCCTGGGGGATCGGCTCCAGACCGTGCAGTTCGGTGTCGGCCCAGCCGGACTGCATGCTGTCGGCGAGCTCGTCGGACACGCCCGGGTACAGGCCGTTCTTCCGCTGCTTGACCGGCTCTGTCTCTTCGGTCTCCGGGGTCTCCGGGAACTCCTCAGACACGACTGTTCTCCTTGATACGACACTGGGCCCTCTCCATCGTACGGGCGTACGGAAGGGGGCCCAGGGCCGGAAGACCTCTTACACAGGAAGCGCGCCTCAGTCGAACCGGGCCGCGAGGACGACCACGTCCTCGGCGTCGTCCGCCCGGCCGGTCCCCTCCGGCAGCACGGTGCGTACCACGTGGTCGGCCACCGCCGCGGCGTCCCGGCGCAGCGCCTTCGGGACGCTCGCCGCCGCCGATTGGAGCCGCGCGTAGGCCCGGTCCATCGAGTCACCGGCCCGGCGCAGCAGCCCGTCGGTGTACAGCAGAACCGTCTCTCCGGGGGCGGGGGTGATGTCGACACTGGGCGCCTCCCAGCAGGACAGCATGCCCAGCGGGGCGGACAGCGTGGTCTCCACGTACGAGGTGCGGCGCTCGCCGATGATCAGCGGCGGGGTGTGCCCGGCCCCGGCCAG is a genomic window of Streptomyces sp. NBC_00708 containing:
- a CDS encoding ATP-binding protein, whose amino-acid sequence is MSIWWSLHLRRDAASVPLARRFLLGTMESAGVDPDISFDLSLALSEACANAVEHGGEYDGTSGSTGAGRDAWEEPSATASGQYRVTAYLDGERCRIEVADSGPGFPTAGGPHTSKRKPGSGPPDPQYAPYPPLTAEEGRGLCLIEQLADHVHFGNRPGCAGAVVSFDKVLKWRKDALLMVS
- a CDS encoding aminopeptidase P family protein — encoded protein: MSEEFPETPETEETEPVKQRKNGLYPGVSDELADSMQSGWADTELHGLEPIPQAAHTADRRAALSARFPGERLVIPAGRLKTRSNDTEYAFRASTEYAYLTGDQTQDGVLVLEPVDNGHEATVYLLPRSNRENGEFWLDGQGELWVGRRHSLAEAEQLLGIPAKDVRELPAALAEATGPVRNVRGHDAGIEAALTDKVTAERDEELRVYLSEARLVKDAFEIAELAKACDITARGFEDVVKVLDKAEATSERYIEGTFFLRARVEGNDIGYGSICAAGPHATTLHWVRNDGAVRSGELLLLDAGVETNDLYTADVTRTLPISGTFTPLQRKIYDAVYEAQEAGIAAVQPGAEFRDFHDAAQRVLAEKLVEWGLLGDLSVEKVLELGLQRRWTLHGTGHMLGMDVHDCAAARTETYVNGTLEPGVCLTVEPGLYFQADDLTVPEEYRGIGVRIEDDILVTEDGNRNLSDKLPRQADEVEAWMARLKG